One window of Microbacterium sp. 1S1 genomic DNA carries:
- a CDS encoding ABC transporter substrate-binding protein has protein sequence MNRRASGTAALIAVAALALAGCAGGEGAGGDGAPIVVGSVNTISGPATFPEASQAAAAVFDAFNEEGGLDGRTIEYKMLDDKGDPATATASAREIVGSDGAVALVGSASLIECEINAKYYEQEGILSMPGIGVDTGCFDSENISPANVGPFNDMTLTLQYGSEVLGLDDICILLEIAGSTRPTYQAAIDKWTEITGKEPKYVDDTVPYGASDYTPYIVKARDQGCKALAINPVEPDAIGQVKAANAQGWDDVTWLYLTSVYSENFADAIDDAGAGIYVPAEFYPFTDDDEINADWRELMEENDIPLTSFSQGGYLAATYFIEVLKGIDGDITRESVSEALKSMEPIENPMVGTPYAFGTQNTAGWPIILKSGTNAWEKVADDWLRIGE, from the coding sequence ATGAACAGACGAGCATCCGGCACCGCGGCGCTCATCGCCGTGGCCGCCCTCGCTCTCGCCGGCTGCGCCGGCGGCGAAGGAGCCGGGGGCGACGGAGCCCCCATCGTCGTCGGCTCGGTCAACACGATCAGCGGACCGGCGACGTTCCCCGAAGCCTCGCAGGCGGCTGCCGCCGTCTTCGACGCATTCAACGAGGAAGGGGGTCTCGACGGCCGCACCATCGAGTACAAGATGCTCGATGACAAGGGCGACCCCGCCACGGCGACCGCCTCGGCGCGGGAGATCGTCGGCAGCGACGGGGCGGTCGCGCTCGTGGGCTCCGCCAGCCTCATCGAGTGCGAGATCAACGCGAAGTACTACGAGCAGGAGGGCATCCTCTCGATGCCCGGAATCGGCGTCGACACGGGTTGCTTCGACAGCGAGAACATCTCGCCGGCCAATGTCGGACCGTTCAACGACATGACCCTCACACTGCAGTACGGCTCCGAGGTGCTCGGCCTCGACGACATCTGCATCCTGCTCGAGATCGCCGGCTCCACTCGTCCGACCTACCAGGCCGCGATCGACAAGTGGACCGAGATCACGGGCAAGGAGCCGAAGTACGTCGACGACACGGTGCCCTACGGCGCATCGGACTACACGCCCTACATCGTCAAGGCGCGGGATCAGGGCTGCAAGGCTCTCGCGATCAACCCTGTCGAGCCCGATGCCATCGGACAGGTCAAGGCCGCGAACGCCCAGGGCTGGGACGACGTCACCTGGCTCTACCTCACGAGCGTCTACAGCGAGAACTTCGCCGACGCGATCGACGACGCAGGCGCCGGGATCTATGTGCCCGCAGAGTTCTACCCCTTCACGGACGACGACGAGATCAACGCGGACTGGCGGGAGCTGATGGAGGAGAACGACATCCCTCTCACCTCGTTCAGTCAGGGCGGTTATCTCGCGGCGACGTACTTCATCGAGGTGCTGAAGGGCATCGATGGCGACATCACGCGGGAGAGCGTCTCCGAGGCGCTGAAGAGCATGGAGCCGATCGAGAACCCGATGGTGGGCACGCCGTACGCCTTCGGGACGCAGAACACCGCCGGCTGGCCGATCATCCTGAAGTCGGGCACGAACGCCTGGGAGAAGGTCGCCGACGACTGGCTCCGGATCGGCGAATAG
- a CDS encoding nuclear transport factor 2 family protein, protein MSNADLVREHYAANDRGDLDGMLAPFAADIEWTEAAGFPYAGTYIGPDAVAENVFGRIQEEWDDYTVAIDEVVDGGDVVVGIGTYSGTYKSTGRFFAARVAHVWRVAGGEIVAFEQFTDTELVNRALRESSTSAETQPSS, encoded by the coding sequence ATGAGCAACGCAGACCTGGTCCGCGAGCACTACGCCGCCAACGACCGTGGTGACCTCGACGGCATGCTCGCGCCCTTCGCCGCCGACATCGAGTGGACGGAGGCCGCCGGGTTCCCCTACGCCGGCACCTACATCGGGCCGGACGCGGTCGCCGAGAACGTCTTCGGCCGCATCCAGGAGGAGTGGGACGACTACACCGTCGCGATCGATGAGGTCGTCGACGGCGGCGACGTCGTGGTCGGCATCGGCACCTACTCCGGCACCTACAAGAGCACGGGACGATTCTTCGCCGCCCGCGTCGCCCACGTCTGGCGTGTGGCGGGCGGCGAGATCGTCGCCTTCGAGCAGTTCACCGACACCGAACTCGTGAACCGCGCCCTGCGCGAGTCGTCGACGAGCGCAGAGACCCAGCCTTCGAGCTGA
- a CDS encoding MoaF C-terminal domain-containing protein produces MTDISADPALDEWRTYDEFAAGIDTFRLPSTMLAGTALTLTLDDGTTLALRFDEDSVAWEGLGSSGRDPYDAVRVRDDVVFVNVPFESREREALTVVFSATTHRATVIRSRIAAEAVEGTPQVGQDFWAATTDVGPATGEVPGPSRDLIGKRNIYRYSPHHLYEHVYVSSQRYAWQCLEGVQRGHGDMDLSTVWKFADGLYLFCFREFRIAVASVWLHDLGYQLMTTGIFLGLNGDGESEHSRAGGHIYPLGAVAYPDAQPV; encoded by the coding sequence TCCGCCGATCCCGCGCTGGACGAATGGCGCACGTACGACGAGTTCGCCGCAGGCATCGACACGTTCCGCCTGCCGAGCACGATGCTCGCCGGAACCGCCCTCACGCTCACCCTCGACGACGGCACCACCCTCGCCCTCCGCTTCGACGAGGACTCCGTGGCCTGGGAGGGGTTGGGCTCCTCGGGCCGCGACCCCTACGACGCGGTCCGCGTGCGCGACGACGTCGTGTTCGTGAACGTCCCCTTCGAGTCCCGCGAGCGCGAGGCCCTCACGGTCGTCTTCTCCGCCACGACACACCGTGCCACGGTCATCCGCTCCCGTATCGCCGCGGAAGCCGTCGAGGGCACCCCGCAGGTCGGACAGGACTTCTGGGCCGCGACCACCGACGTCGGCCCCGCGACCGGAGAGGTCCCCGGTCCGAGCCGCGACCTCATCGGCAAGCGGAACATCTACCGCTACAGCCCCCACCACCTGTACGAGCACGTGTACGTCTCCAGCCAGCGCTACGCGTGGCAGTGCCTCGAGGGCGTCCAGCGCGGTCACGGCGACATGGACCTCTCCACGGTGTGGAAGTTCGCAGACGGCCTCTACCTGTTCTGCTTCCGGGAGTTCCGGATCGCGGTGGCGAGCGTCTGGCTGCACGACCTCGGCTACCAGCTCATGACGACGGGGATCTTCCTCGGACTCAACGGCGACGGCGAGTCCGAGCACTCCCGCGCGGGCGGACACATCTATCCCCTGGGCGCCGTCGCCTACCCCGACGCACAGCCCGTCTGA